In a single window of the Nicotiana tomentosiformis chromosome 8, ASM39032v3, whole genome shotgun sequence genome:
- the LOC138897268 gene encoding uncharacterized protein, with protein sequence MAHQYQTPVAPLVGIVQPVVVAQADDGSTMSSKALWRLDRFKKLFPVHFSGASSEDPQANLDNCHEVLWSMGIVETNGVDFAAFQITSSATKWWRDYLLTRPARSPALTWDQFSQLFLEKFLPITLREEHRRQFERLQQGSMTVTQYETHFVDLARHTILLVPTE encoded by the coding sequence atggctcaccagtatcagactccagtagCCCCGCTagttgggatagttcagccggttgttgtggCACAGGCCGACGATGGGTCAActatgtcttctaaggctttatggagattggacaggtttaagaagctctttccagttcacttcagtggtgcttcttcagaggatccccaggctAATCTTGACAACTGTCATGAGGTGCTATGGagcatgggtatagtggagaccaatggggtcgattttgctgcatttcagattaCTAGTTCCGCCacgaaatggtggagagattatttgttgaccagaccagctagaTCACCTGCTCTTAcctgggaccagttctctcagctctttctagagaagtttctccctatcacattgagagaggaacatcgccgtcagttcgagcgtctccagcagggcagtatgactgttactcagtatgagacccattttgtggatttggcccgtcatactATTCTTCTTGTTCCCACCGAGTGA
- the LOC138897269 gene encoding zinc finger BED domain-containing protein DAYSLEEPER-like produces the protein MADESRVSDACSTESLPITEDSNTNTIDTQDSKKRKAMQPRSDIWNHFDKFEVNEVGKARCRYCKQAYAANTSRNGITGLKNHLARCKEYSLNIDKDNSQTKINFQSCQNDGGSLWKFDQEVVRRALIEMIVIDELPFSFVEKEGFMKFMRITQPLFRLPSRRTITRDCYADYGELKQNLKGLLEKYNQKFVSQQTHGFHGKE, from the coding sequence ATGGCAGATGAAAGTAGAGTAAGTGATGCCTGTTCAACTGAAAGTTTACCTATTACTGAAGATAGCAACACCAACACAATTGATACTCAAGATTCTAAGAAAAGAAAAGCCATGCAACCTAGATCCGATATTTGGAatcattttgataaatttgaggtAAATGAGGTCGGTAAAGCAAGGTGTAGATATTGTAAGCAAGCTTATGCTGCTAATACATCTAGGAATGGAATAACAGGATTGAAAAATCATTTGGCTAGATGCAAAGAATACTCACTTAACATTGATAAAGATAATAGTCAAACAAAGATAAATTTTCAATCTTGCCAAAATGATGGAGGATCACTttggaaatttgatcaagaagTGGTTAGGAGGGCCTTAATTGAGATGATAGTTATTGATGAACTACCATTTAGCTTTGTAGAAAAGGAAGGCTTTATGAAGtttatgagaataactcaaccaCTATTTCGTCTTCCTTCTCGTAGAACAATAACAAGGGATTGTTATGCAGATTACGGTGAATTAAAGCAAAATCTAAAAGGTCTTTTAGAGAAGTACAACCAAAAATTTGTCTCACAACAGACACATGGATTTCATGGcaaagaataa